Genomic DNA from Planctomicrobium piriforme:
CATCTCCTGGTCGAACGAGCTGACGCATCATGTCATCGAGCTCAAGACGAACGGCCCTGCCCCTGATCTGACGGTGCTGGCGGCGGAGTTTCAGCAGAGCGTGCAGGACATCAATGCGAAGCTGGCGGAGACCAATGCCCGGCTGCTGCCGACCGCGATGCATCCCTGGATGGACCCCGACTCCGAGATGCAGCTCTGGCCGCACGAGTACCATACCGTCTACGAAACCTTCGACAAGATTTTCGACTGTCGCGGGCACGGCTGGGCGAATCTGCAGAGCATGCACATCAATCTGCCGTTCTCAGGTGATGAGGAGTTCGGCAGACTGCATGCCGCGATTCGTCTCATCCTCCCCCTCCTGCCCGCCATTGCCGCGAGTTCTCCGTTCAAGGATGGCCGCCGCACCGGACTCGTCGATTCGCGACTCGATGTCTATCGCCGCAATGCGAAAGGGGTCGCCAGCGTTACAGGTCGAGTCATCCCGGAACCGGTCTATGACTTTGCCGGCTATGACCGAGAGATCTTTCAGCCGATGTTCCGCGACATCGCGCCGCTCGATCCCGATGGCGTGCTGCGAAACGAGTTTCTCAACGCCCGAGGGGCAATCGCCAGATTCAGTCGCGGAGCGATTGAGATTCGCGTCATCGACGTACAGGAATGCCCTGTCGCCGATCTGGCGATCGCCGCACTGACGATTGGCGTTCTCAAGCTGCTCGTTGCGGAGACCTGGTCGAGTACGATCGACCAGCAGTCGGTCTCGATTGATACCCTGGAACCCGTGCTGCTCGCGG
This window encodes:
- a CDS encoding carboxylate-amine ligase, yielding MSLHLFDAFGIELEYMIVDAAALNVRPISDFVLQDAEGNPTSEIERGDISWSNELTHHVIELKTNGPAPDLTVLAAEFQQSVQDINAKLAETNARLLPTAMHPWMDPDSEMQLWPHEYHTVYETFDKIFDCRGHGWANLQSMHINLPFSGDEEFGRLHAAIRLILPLLPAIAASSPFKDGRRTGLVDSRLDVYRRNAKGVASVTGRVIPEPVYDFAGYDREIFQPMFRDIAPLDPDGVLRNEFLNARGAIARFSRGAIEIRVIDVQECPVADLAIAALTIGVLKLLVAETWSSTIDQQSVSIDTLEPVLLAAIEQGEKAVISDPEVLRQFGVLRPSVTLSQLWMHLYDVVSRQDALFRQNYGRTLAVILNQGCLSSRILKTLNGKEDRASLTEVYRRLADCLATGEQFRSDR